The Aedes aegypti strain LVP_AGWG chromosome 3, AaegL5.0 Primary Assembly, whole genome shotgun sequence genome contains a region encoding:
- the LOC5570554 gene encoding peptidyl-prolyl cis-trans isomerase FKBP2, with translation MRISAVQTSIAFLLAVVCLADASAEGKLKIGVKKRVENCTLRTKKGDLVHMHYTGTLEDGSEFDSSIPRGEPLTFTLGMGQVIKGWDQGLLNMCEGEKRKLIIPPELGYGARGAGEKIPPNSVLVFEVELVKIERKTEL, from the exons ATGAGAATCTCAGCAGTTCAAACTTCCATAGCTTTCCTGCTAGCAGTGGTGTGTTTAGCTGATGCCAGTGCCGAAGGAAAGCTGAAAATCGGCGTCAAAAAGCGGGTAGAAAATTGCACTCTCCGCACCAAGAAGGGAGACTTGGTGCACATGCACTACACG GGCACACTGGAAGACGGGAGCGAATTCGACAGTAGCATTCCACGTGGGGAACCACTCACGTTTACCCTTGGCATGGGCCAGGTTATCAAGGGTTGGGATCAGGGTCTGCTGAATATGTGCGAAGGGGAGAAGCGCAAGCTGATCATTCCTCCGGAGCTGGGATACGGAGCACGCGGTGCCGGTGAAAAGATCCCACCCAATTCCGTGCTGGTTTTCGAGGTGGAACTGGTGAAAATCGAACGCAAAACGGAGCTCTAG